In one window of Desulfobulbaceae bacterium DNA:
- the cas1 gene encoding CRISPR-associated endonuclease Cas1: MKKLLNTLYVTSQGAYLNKEGETITVNVEREVRLRLPIHTLAGVVCFGNVMMSPFLMGFCAERGVRISFLTEYGKFLARIEGPVSGNVLLRRQQYRWADDPDKSAEIARAVVMAKVANCRTSLQRVLRDHSDIDGGTAVKTAVNAHESSLSMLMKTTVLDSVRGVEGDAARQYFSVFDHLIVAQKEDFFFRERSRRPPLDKMNALLSFLYTLLMHDVRSA, translated from the coding sequence ATGAAGAAGCTGCTCAACACCCTTTATGTCACCAGTCAGGGAGCCTACCTCAACAAAGAGGGGGAGACGATTACCGTCAATGTGGAGCGTGAGGTGCGGTTACGATTGCCGATTCATACTCTGGCGGGTGTGGTTTGTTTCGGTAATGTCATGATGAGCCCGTTTCTTATGGGGTTCTGTGCCGAGCGTGGGGTCAGGATATCCTTTCTCACCGAGTACGGGAAATTCCTGGCCAGGATCGAAGGGCCGGTGTCCGGTAATGTCTTGCTTCGACGTCAACAGTATCGGTGGGCTGATGACCCTGATAAATCGGCAGAAATCGCTCGAGCCGTGGTCATGGCCAAGGTTGCCAATTGCCGGACTTCTTTGCAGCGGGTTTTGCGGGATCATTCAGATATTGATGGTGGCACTGCGGTTAAGACCGCTGTCAATGCCCACGAATCAAGCTTATCTATGCTAATGAAGACTACCGTCCTCGACTCGGTGCGGGGTGTGGAAGGGGATGCGGCCCGCCAGTATTTTTCAGTGTTTGATCATCTCATCGTTGCCCAGAAGGAGGATTTCTTTTTTCGGGAACGAAGTCGGCGGCCGCCTCTTGACAAAATGAATGCCTTGCTCTCGTTTTTGTACACCTTGTTGATGCATGATGTTCGTTCGGCCT
- a CDS encoding Fic/DOC family protein, whose amino-acid sequence MTHQKNQNAGLVPDYGEVILYQSEDGSSDIDVHLKDGTVWLTLNQIADLFGRDKSVISRHLRNIFREGEVPRETTVAKKATVQSEGGHNVTRLIEWYNLDPILSVGYRVNSKRGTQFRIWSTRILKDHLVRGYSLNQRRLAEQGSDEIKRVLELLALTLEQHNLVSDEGRAVLEIVTRYARTWQLLLQYDEDRLPLPASCIGGNVGLEIKGVRAAITTLKQELSGRGEATDLFGNERSHGLVGIIGALHQTFGGQDLYPSVEEKAAHLLYFVIKDHPFTDGNKRIGSFLFLYFLKINGLLVNHHFDTKTLVALALLTAASEPANKDLLIRLIVNLISE is encoded by the coding sequence ATGACGCATCAGAAAAACCAGAACGCAGGATTGGTGCCCGATTACGGAGAAGTGATTCTATATCAATCCGAGGATGGTAGCTCGGATATCGATGTCCACCTCAAGGACGGGACGGTCTGGCTAACTCTGAACCAGATAGCAGACCTTTTTGGCAGGGATAAATCCGTTATTTCACGCCACTTACGTAATATTTTCCGTGAAGGAGAGGTGCCAAGGGAGACAACTGTTGCAAAAAAGGCAACAGTTCAAAGTGAAGGTGGGCATAATGTTACCCGACTAATTGAATGGTACAACCTCGATCCAATTCTCTCTGTTGGTTATCGGGTCAATTCGAAACGTGGTACTCAATTCCGCATCTGGTCCACCAGAATCTTGAAGGATCATTTAGTGCGAGGCTATTCCCTTAATCAGCGGCGGCTCGCGGAGCAGGGCTCGGACGAGATCAAGAGAGTGTTAGAATTGTTGGCCCTTACTCTGGAACAGCACAACTTGGTCAGCGATGAGGGAAGGGCTGTGTTGGAGATTGTCACACGATACGCTCGGACGTGGCAACTCCTCCTTCAATATGACGAGGATCGCTTGCCGCTTCCTGCCTCTTGCATCGGTGGGAATGTGGGCCTAGAGATTAAAGGGGTAAGGGCGGCCATAACTACATTGAAACAGGAGTTGAGCGGGCGTGGGGAGGCGACCGACCTTTTCGGTAATGAGCGTAGTCATGGACTCGTCGGTATCATTGGCGCCTTGCATCAGACTTTTGGTGGTCAAGACCTGTATCCGAGTGTTGAGGAAAAGGCAGCCCACCTGCTTTATTTCGTCATCAAGGACCATCCTTTTACTGACGGGAATAAACGGATTGGCTCTTTTCTGTTTCTCTATTTTTTAAAAATTAACGGGCTGTTGGTGAATCATCATTTTGACACTAAGACCCTCGTCGCATTGGCCTTGCTCACTGCGGCAAGTGAGCCTGCGAACAAGGATTTGCTCATTCGGCTGATCGTCAATCTTATTTCCGAATAA
- the cas4 gene encoding CRISPR-associated protein Cas4, with the protein MAKHDICQEAAVEAVGPFSEDDLIPLSALQHLLFCERQCALIHIEQLWAENRLTIEGHHLHERVDEVGQASRGRIRTVFSLPVRSLILGLSGQADAVEFHREDEGGPDGAVIWRPFPVEYKRGKPKMDDCDLVQICAQALCLEEMLGLEVPEGAMYYGKPRRRLAVVFDDRLRGVTRNAVSRLHELIRSGITPAARYEKKCDSCSLIELCLPKVAGAGKNVRTYVSRMLATSGVAKK; encoded by the coding sequence ATGGCAAAACACGACATCTGTCAAGAAGCAGCAGTCGAAGCGGTTGGCCCGTTTAGCGAGGATGATCTTATTCCGCTTTCTGCCCTTCAGCATCTTTTATTCTGTGAGCGGCAATGTGCCCTTATTCATATCGAGCAGTTATGGGCGGAGAATCGTTTGACCATCGAGGGGCATCACTTGCACGAACGGGTGGACGAGGTGGGTCAGGCGTCCCGTGGTCGGATTCGCACTGTATTCAGTCTGCCGGTTCGATCTTTAATCCTCGGGCTTTCGGGACAGGCGGATGCGGTGGAATTTCATCGGGAAGATGAGGGCGGGCCGGATGGCGCTGTGATCTGGCGACCGTTTCCTGTGGAGTACAAGCGGGGTAAGCCGAAGATGGATGACTGCGATTTGGTGCAAATATGCGCTCAGGCCTTGTGTTTAGAGGAGATGTTGGGGCTAGAGGTGCCGGAAGGAGCGATGTATTACGGTAAGCCGCGTAGGCGATTGGCCGTGGTATTTGATGATCGCCTTCGGGGTGTAACCAGAAATGCAGTAAGTCGTCTGCATGAACTGATTCGGTCCGGAATAACGCCGGCTGCCCGGTATGAGAAGAAATGCGATAGTTGTTCGCTTATTGAACTTTGCTTACCTAAGGTGGCTGGGGCTGGCAAAAATGTTCGCACATATGTATCGCGGATGCTGGCAACGTCAGGGGTTGCAAAAAAATAG
- a CDS encoding AbrB/MazE/SpoVT family DNA-binding domain-containing protein — MPTTSLSSKGQVIIPKPIRALHNWHPGQKLEIIDTGDGILLKAATPFTATTLDQVTGCLPHHGPAKTIEEMEEAIRHGAKETNRDRG; from the coding sequence ATGCCAACAACCAGCCTCTCAAGTAAAGGTCAAGTCATTATCCCCAAGCCAATCCGGGCCTTGCACAACTGGCACCCAGGCCAGAAACTCGAAATCATTGATACCGGCGACGGCATCCTTTTGAAAGCAGCCACCCCGTTCACCGCCACGACCCTTGATCAGGTCACCGGCTGCCTGCCCCACCATGGCCCAGCCAAAACCATCGAGGAGATGGAAGAAGCCATCCGCCATGGGGCCAAGGAGACGAACCGTGACCGCGGTTGA